A portion of the Stegostoma tigrinum isolate sSteTig4 chromosome 44, sSteTig4.hap1, whole genome shotgun sequence genome contains these proteins:
- the LOC132206966 gene encoding uncharacterized protein LOC132206966 isoform X1, which produces MSSKSLFVDGVSVGMTCFQEFLCVSLFVLSKMDGCVVPKWWPSSSVCKDTSDRGSCLLVDIYQQVATDLTPQLENRITALLIKLQKSGELNKRLFQKMKPDGSNTPRFYGLPKIHKPGAPLRPIVSLPGTPTYRLAKELHQRLKHRVEDSRHSIHSSQEFLNTIKSTKIEEDETMVSFDVTALFTSININLAKETLTTLVEEPKTHTPDTTNLISKDKIIKLVDLCLTTHFTFNNKTYRQTNGTPMGSPTSGFLAEGVVQRLEQTALPIIQPKLWVCYVDDTFVITKQNKLEETFKTINNILPDVKFTKEEEHNNKLHS; this is translated from the coding sequence atgagCTCCAAAtctctgtttgttgatggagtttcggttggaatgacatgcttccaggaattcttgtgcgtgtctctgtttgtcttgtccaagatggatggatgtgttgtcccaaagtggtggccttcctcatctgtatgcaaggatactagtgatcgtgggtcatgtcttttggtGGATatttaccaacaggtggcgacagacctgaccccacaactggagaaccgaatcacagccttactcataaaacttcaaaaatctggagaattaaacaagagactcttccaaaaaatgaaaccagatggatccaacacaccacgcttctacggactacccaaaattcacaaaccaggagctcccctcagacccatagtctcactacctggaacaccaacatACAGactagccaaggaactacaccaaagactaaaacaccgagtagaagactcacgccactccattcactccagcCAAGAATTCTTGAACACCATCAAAagcaccaagatagaagaggatgaaacaatggtctcctttgacgtaacagccctgttcacatccatcaacatcaatctggccaaagaaacactgactacactagtcgaagaaccaaagacacatacaccagacaccaccaacctcatcagcaaggacaaaatCATCAAGCtcgtggacctatgcctcaccacccacttcactttcaataacaaaacctacagacaaactaacggtacacccatgggatctccgacatcagggttcttagcagagggagtagtgcagagactcgaacaaacagctctgccaatcatccaacccaaactttgggtctgctacgtggatgacacctttgtcatcactaaacaaaacaaattagaggaaacattcaagaccatcaataatatccttcctgatgtaaaattcacaaaagaggaggaacaCAACAACAAACTGCATTCCTAG